Proteins from one Ipomoea triloba cultivar NCNSP0323 chromosome 1, ASM357664v1 genomic window:
- the LOC115999106 gene encoding uncharacterized protein LOC115999106, giving the protein MGKTGRDCAQIYAIYGVDDWQTTVFLVLHAVFFSALSVVFLVYFEPICVFFERLVPGSSGAARFAAGFTGSVTALSAVCLFYAAGNMFYSSVSLRWEMAQRMVGAVGDWAWVKHALDLGCDDRGILLNAVALQLKKAGSSGRVVGLHPAGTRSLAALRTACMEGVQEYVTCRAGDPRRVPFGDGAFDVVVSAAFVHKVGKEFGPRTAAAAAERMRVVGEVVRVLRPGGVGVVWDLVHVPEYVKRLHELKMEEIRVSERVTAFMVSSHMVSFRKPNHPILPSNQVTLDWRFNDIC; this is encoded by the coding sequence ATGGGGAAAACCGGGAGAGATTGTGCGCAGATCTACGCGATTTACGGCGTCGACGATTGGCAGACGACAGTTTTCCTCGTCCTCCACGCGGTGTTCTTCTCGGCGCTCTCTGTGGTTTTCCTGGTTTACTTTGAGCCCATTTGCGTGTTTTTCGAGAGGTTAGTGCCGGGCAGTTCGGGGGCGGCGAGATTCGCGGCGGGATTTACGGGGTCGGTTACCGCACTTTCCGCGGTGTGTTTGTTTTACGCGGCGGGGAACATGTTTTACTCCTCCGTGTCGCTGCGGTGGGAAATGGCGCAGCGGATGGTGGGGGCCGTGGGGGACTGGGCGTGGGTGAAGCACGCGCTGGATCTGGGGTGTGACGACCGGGGGATCCTGCTCAACGCGGTGGCTCTCCAGTTGAAGAAAGCGGGGTCGTCGGGTCGGGTCGTGGGTTTACACCCGGCCGGGACCCGGTCCCTCGCGGCGCTCCGCACCGCGTGTATGGAGGGGGTGCAGGAGTACGTGACGTGTCGAGCGGGGGACCCGCGGAGAGTGCCGTTCGGGGACGGCGCCTTCGACGTGGTGGTGTCGGCGGCGTTCGTGCACAAGGTGGGGAAGGAATTTGGGCCGaggacggcggcggcggcggcggagcggATGCGGGTGGTTGGGGAGGTGGTGAGAGTGCTGAGGCCGGGCGGGGTTGGGGTGGTGTGGGACCTAGTGCACGTGCCGGAGTACGTGAAGAGATTGCATGAACTGAAAATGGAGGAGATTCGGGTGTCGGAGAGGGTGACGGCGTTCATGGTTAGTAGCCATATGGTGTCGTTTCGGAAGCCCAATCACCCTATCCTACCCTCCAACCAAGTCACATTAGACTGGAGATTCAATgatatttgttga